A section of the Oncorhynchus nerka isolate Pitt River linkage group LG3, Oner_Uvic_2.0, whole genome shotgun sequence genome encodes:
- the LOC115140788 gene encoding multiple epidermal growth factor-like domains protein 8 isoform X1 encodes MASLLHVPLLGLLLVAVAPGCWAGDCKGHRQVLRGPPGYVTDGPGNYSVNGNCEWLVKAPSSNYRIVLNFTFMETECTYDYLFVYDGDSYQNPLLASLSGNTLPQPIEAKSGKMLLHLFSDANYNLLGFNATYSFSVCPGACGGHGRCDTASSLCQCHLGWGGADCSTPLCPQACILHGTCDKRGERCLCSSDFLGQSCQLGLRDDSGAGQWWQVSGADPYMPPRTGSAGVYLSSTGAMYLFGGFDLNRALGDLVKYNFSLNQWENRSYGHSPAARHSHTAVEWKGNMVIFGGELASGALASDVWMYRPIQDDWQQLGQSHSPGAPRVANHAAAVVDNYLYIFGGRTEEDMFSSSLYRFGLWGSGVWEAVQPTGGKPPATAGHSMVFHPPSRALLVYGGHRPTTARFSVRVNSTDVFHVDRRFWTSFRSRFPATGPRERAFHSATVIGNYMVVYGGNVHIHYQEEKCYDEEIFFYHLGCHQWVSAGSSLQHRGEAVRGRYSHVAAVMEGRVLLVAGGYSGIARGDLVAYKVPLFVSSDPGDRVSQEDAVCAEAPDESMCLKNPECSWCEGRCREYQPTNPCGSTGCLGLARFLSDCQSCLVFSGAPGSLPRAPGDFGWCVQNESCLPVSDQSACRVDQISGAYGWWGERTRFLTSLLSCRTENYVPGLHLLTFQHPRNDSQPDKVSILRSTSIILSPTTEMDVTLQFRGFIHPLWGAPPPAPPPTETVSMWARIQRLHFEARMAAGPNSLQLKEVVGRWAAHQEKETKLLSRPDIGRLFPNLTRGNRYLVQAEGYLNNSGSGQTSEMALTWNRTALPGGSEISFLFLEPYRSGSCSGYQSCLACLSDQSCGWCPSLGRCLFRALPDLEPCPEDQGGGERHLLLAPPQCTLCEEYRDCSACTQDHYCEWQINSSKKGDYQCSRRGRLDGSIRDPEGCPKVCNQRRTCGECLSNSSQCAWCESAQACFYFAAYLTKYPYGECRDWYDSVHSVPQCKQCSALVTCTDCLQTFQCGWCGDYNNPTIGRCLRGDWGGMDDASVYNCSVAVDEVRASSPEPQTLAPPRPMEMEMELEHMEEGERDPVWSYPSCPDVEECRLGLHSCHPFATCVNTPTSFECHCERGYTGDGTLHCNQTCYNECREGQCSGSPRFECECSLGWTSDPATLVLSGVECDVDCGCNFHSTCITAPGICDHCQDWTMGLQCEHCRPGSFGSALAGGGGCVPCQCNGHGGPLLGFCHNQTGQCYCTHHTQGPHCESCLPGYYGDPRNNGTCFRQCQGRSVILSHQSPLSELPISSSLGWRGGVGGKGGLSHCLWVLSVSENLVPCVPGKLCPPVALTLHPDSYTQCTSSYVYVFDGLPRFLSNGVVHSDHNLIGAFCGTTRTQPITVEATSGVISVYFEANVSSDRPQGFNASFWVRRCRQVSEAGEDGSPVCQGGAQCSEGLCQCTQGYGGPYCDRPLCPEGCGLAEGRGSCNLSLGVCVCAEGWGGSDCSTPLDSSSLVWETLLDTQLTANQAHRFLHRMGHSLVSGPQGNLWMYGGLSLSEGILGNVYRYSVLERRWTQMLTSSVEEGSTPSPRYHHASALLASHEPLSDAQGATHNLMLVVGGVTQKGVAMDTWSLNLSSLVWRQHKSSVLPPVAGHTLTVRRDSSMLLIGGYSPENGFNHHLLEFNIHSGNWTVSPHTGTPPTGLYGHSAVYHKQTDAVYVFGGYRFHVETVEPSGELYSLYYANLTWSLLVPSQGNKPLSRFFHAAALIKDTMVIVGGRTGVEDYSNTVSLYQINCNTWIQPDSAVGEPVNRSVSLAMVGWGGRLFLSGGFNGVTLGRLLTLTLPSDPCALLPTPEACNTTTGSCVWCRGTCAASDTAERLGCSIGQSPCSPTPRLPDQCRRLKTCSECLARHPRTFSSPSQSQSALQCKWCTNCPEGACISSTVSCTSEHDCRINQREIFLSSNCTETSCEASDCPKCTASGKCMWTRQFKRTGETRRILSVNPTYDWTCFSYALLNVSPMQVESSPPLPCPPPCHHLSTCNLCLGSRGSDGGWQHCVWSMALQQCVSPSFVPLRCEAGQCGRLLSDGDSCSPQCAQLTQCSQCIAWPQCGWCAAQGGNGAGLCQQGGLNGVSEGVCPQGNRSWSFLHCPEEDECANGHHHCNITQDCHDLTQGYHCTCKQGYVLSRVSGQCEPVCAQGCVNGTCVSPGVCQCHFGFVGDNCSSQCRCNKHSNCKGVSEPDKCLECKNNTMGDHCEKCKPLYVGLAVGGGTCRPCREFCRGNSAVCLSRDEHKRALDHPQDHPLDPDRIVQWVSEGPTEDAAVCVSCQNNSVGDKCESCLSGYFLLQGNCDKCQCNGHADTCNEHDGTGCPCQNNTETSSCLSSPQSDRKDCYRTQCAKCKDSFNGTPVNGRQCYRQFNVDNECCFDPTSQTNCFHDPTIRNLPKGRTVFFAAQPKFTNVDIRVTIDVTFGEVEVYVSNSHDTFIVEVDRHTGIHAIKIEDESAARGGAGGGDKETPPSPLKVYANSSSSLAGPMLPNTPLQLHAKPQGADREVREAKTEGLISYITVWKPQTVLIVRGVRDRVVITFPHEVHSLKSSRFYIALRGVGTEERRGESQGLLFLRQDQAHIDLFVFFSVFFSCFFLFLSVCVLLWKIKQFMDFRREQRRHIQEMTKMASRPFAKLTVYLEPEEPQLIYLPSTGGGGVGGNAVSLAHARTGKLGGIVVGQRGRAGAISYKHEPGSGPTVHHHLTLGGGGNSGQHLPLHYLNTHHYVPTTANTTASHHHHPSSHSGYQHFCRSDPFLSQLMGFSYSTFKVGPITLEPTDDGMAGVATVLIQLPGGILAPNRACLGSALVTLRQNLQEYCGHGNGGGHPGVGGGRKGLLGHQHLTTMAM; translated from the exons atgCTGCTCCACCTCTTCAGTGATGCCAACTACAACCTCCTGGGCTTCAATGCCACCTACTCGTTCTCTGTGTGCCCTGGGGCCTGCGGAGGTCACGGGCGCTGTGACACGGCCTCGTCCCTGTGCCAGTGCCATCTCGGCTGGGGAGGAGCCGACTGCAGCACCCCTCTATGTCCCCAGGCCTGCATCCTGCATGGCACCTGTGACAAG aGAGGAGAGCGTTGTCTCTGCAGCTCAGACTTCctgggccagagctgtcagctgGGTCTCCGTGATGACAGTGGGGCAGGGCAGTGGTGGCAGGTGAGTGGGGCCGACCCCTACATGCCCCCCCGGACCGGTTCTGCTGGGGTCTACCTGTCCTCCACTGGAGCCATGTACCTGTTTGGAG GGTTTGACTTGAACCGAGCTTTGGGGGACCTGGTTAAATACAACTTCAGCTTGAACCAATGGGAGAACAGATCTTATGGACACTCCCCA gCGGCTCGTCACTCCCACACGGCAGTAGAGTGGAAGGGGAACATGGTTATCTTCGGAGGAGAGCTCGCGAGCGGTGCTTTAGCCAGTGACGTCTGGATGTACCGCCCAATCCAGGATGACTGGCAGCAGCTCGGCCAATCCCATTCGCCCGGGGCACCGAGGGTGGCCAACCATGCAGCAGCTGTAGTGGACAACTATCTCTACATATTTGGAG GTCGTACGGAAGAGGATATGTTCTCGTCATCTCTGTATCGGTTTGGTCTGTGGGGGTCTGGGGTGTGGGAAGCGGTGCAGCCCACTGGGGGGAAGCCCCCTGCCACAGCAGGCCACTCCATGGTGTTCCACCCCCCGTCGCGGGCCCTGCTGGTCTACGGGGGCCACAGGCCTACCACTGCCAG gttCAGTGTACGTGTGAACTCCACAGATGTATTCCACGTGGATCGGAGGTTCTGGACCTCTTTCCGTTCCCGTTTCCCAGCCACAGGCCCCAGGGAGAGAGCCTTCCACTCAGCCACCGTCATCGGAAACTACATGGTGGTCTATG GGGGAAATGTGCACATCCACTACCAGGAGGAGAAGTGTTATGATGAGGAAATCTTCTTCTACCACCTGGGGTGTCACCAGTGGGTGTCAGCTGGGTCGAGCCTCCAACACA GAGGAGAGGCTGTGAGAGGGCGGTACTCCCATGTAGCTGCTGTGATGGAGGGCAGGGTGCTGCTGGTTGCCGGGGGTTACAGTGGTATTGCCCGTGGAGACCTGGTGGCGTACAAAGTTCCACTGTTCGTGAGCAGCGACCCAGGAGACCGGGTGAGTCAAGAA GACGCTGTGTGTGCCGAGGCACCAGACGAGAGCATGTGTCTGAAGAACCCAGAATGCAGCTGGTGTGAGGGCCGCTGTCGGGAGTACCAACCCACCAACCCG tgtgGCAGCACAGGGTGCCTGGGCCTGGCCCGCTTTCTGTCTGACTGCCAGTCCTGCCTGGTGTTCAGTGGGGCTCCAGGTTCCCTGCCCCGTGCCCCCGGTGACTTCGGCTGGTGTGTCCAGAACGAGTCCTGCCTACCTGTGTCAG ATCAAAGTGCTTGCCGTGTGGACCAGATCTCAGGGGCCTATGGCTGGTGGGGGGAGCGTACCCGTTTCCTCACCTCACTCCTTTCCTGTCGCACTGAGAACTATGTCCCGGGACTGCACCTGCTCACCTTCCAGCACCCCCGCAATGACTCCCAGCCTGACAAG GTGTCCATCCTCCGCAGCACCTCCATCATCCTCAGCCCCACCACAGAGATGGATGTCACCCTGCAGTTCCGGGGTTTCATCCACCCTCTGTGGGGTGCCCCTCCACCTGCACCCCCTCCCACCGAGACAGTTTCCATGTGGGCCCGGATACAGAGGCTACACTTTGAGGCCCGCATGGCTGCTGGACCCAACTCCCTGCAACTG aaGGAGGTGGTAGGTCGCTGGGCAGCTCACCAGGAGAAGGAGACGAAGCTGCTGTCCCGTCCTGACATTGGTCGTCTGTTTCCCAACCTGACCCGGGGAAACCGCTACCTGGTCCAGGCCGAGGGATACCTCAACAACTCAGGCTCTGGACAGACCAGTGAGATGGCCCTGACCTGGAACAGAACCGCTCTGCCCGGCGGAAGT gaGATTTCCTTCCTGTTCTTGGAGCCGTACCGTTCTGGCTCTTGCTCGGGGTACCAGTCTTGCTTGGCATGTCTGTCAGACCAGTCCTGTGGCTGGTGCCCATCTCTGGGCCGCTGTCTGTTCCGTGCACTGCCTGACCTGGAGCCCTGCCCGGAGGACCAGGGGGGAGGGGAACGCCACCTGCTGCTGGCCCCGCCACAATGCACCCTCTGTGAGGAGTACAGGGACTGCTCCGCCTGCACTCAG GACCACTACTGTGAGTGGCAGATCAACTCCAGCAAGAAGGGTGACTACCAATGCAGCCGACGGGGAAGACTGGATGGATCCATTCGCGACCCAGAGGGGTGCCCTAAAGTCTGCAACCA GAGGAGGACGTGTGGAGAGTGTCTGTCTAACTCCAGTCAGTGTGCGTGGTGTGAGTCGGCCCAGGCCTGCTTCTACTTCGCTGCCTACCTCACCAAGTATCCCTACGGAGAGTGCAGGGACTGGTATGACAG tGTTCACTCTGTGCCCCAGTGTAAGCAATGCTCAGCTCTGGTCACCTGTACAGACTGTCTCCAGACGTTTCAGTGCGGCTGGTGTGGAGACTACAACAACCCCACCATCGGCAGGTGTCTACGAGGAGACTGGGGAGGGATGGACGACGCCTCTGTGTATAACTGCAGTGTGGCTGTCGATGAAGTACGGGCTTCCAG tcCTGAGCCCCAGACCTTGGCCCCTCCACGGcccatggagatggagatggagctgGAGCacatggaggagggggagagggacccAGTCTGGTCCTACCCCAGCTGTCCCGATGTGGAGGAATGCAGGCTGGGCCTCCACAGCTGCCACCCCTTCGCCACCTGTGTCAACACCCCCACCTCCTTTGAGTGCCACTGTGAGAGGGGCTACACCGGGGACGGCACCCTGCACTGCAACCAGAc TTGTTATAATGAGTGTCGTGAGGGCCAGTGCAGCGGCAGCCCGCGGTTCGAGTGTGAGTGTTCCCTGGGCTGGACATCTGACCCAGCCACACTGGTGCTGAGCGGGGTGGAGTGTGACGTGGACTGTGGCTGTAACTTCCACAGCACCTGTATCACTGCCCCAGGCATCTGTGACCACTGCCAGG ATTGGACAATGGGTCTCCAGTGTGAGCACTGTCGACCAGGGAGTTTTGGTTCTGCGCTGGCCGGGGGCGGGGGCTGTGTGCCCTGCCAGTGTAACGGCCATGGAGGCCCCCTCCTGGGCTTCTGCCACAATCAGACAGGCCAATGCTACTGCACACACCACACCCAGGGACCACACTGTGAATCCTGCTTGCCTGGATATTACGGAGACCCCAG GAATAATGGCACCTGTTTCCGTCAGTGTCAGGGGCGCTCTGTGATCCTGTCCCACCAGTCACCCCTCTCTGAACTCCCCATCTCGTCCTCCCTGGGGTGGCGAGGGGGCGTCGGGGGGAAGGGGGGACTCTCCCACTGTCtgtgggtcctgtctgtctctgagaaCCTGGTCCCCTGTGTGCCGGGCAAGCTGTGCCCTCCTGTGGCTCTCACCCTGCACCCAGACTCCTACACACAGTGCACT agctcCTACGTTTACGTGTTTGATGGCCTGCCTCGTTTCTTGAGCAACGGGGTGGTGCACTCGGACCACAACCTGATTGGCGCGTTCTGTGGGACAACCCGGACTCAGCCAATTACAGTGGAGGCCACTTCAG GTGTGATTTCTGTGTACTTTGAGGCCAACGTCTCGTCCGACCGCCCTCAGGGTTTCAACGCCTCCTTCTGGGTGCGGCGTTGTCGCCAGGTTTCTGAGGCGGGGGAGGATGGGTCACCCGTATGCCAGGGAGGGGCGCAGTGCAGCGAGGGGCTGTGCCAGTGTACTCAGGGGTATGGGGGACCGTACTGCGACAGGCCCCTCTGTCCCGAGGGCTGTGGGCTAGCAGAGGGCCGAGGCTCCTGTAACTTG TCTctgggagtgtgtgtatgtgcagaAGGTTGGGGCGGCTCTGACTGCTCCACCCCTCTGGACTCCAGCAGCCTAGTTTGGGAAACCCTACTGGACACACAGCTCACAGCG aACCAGGCCCACAGGTTTCTCCACCGGATGGGCCATTCTCTAGTGTCTGGGCCCCAGGGGAACCTCTGGATGTAtggaggcctctctctctcagagggcaTCCTGGGAAATGTCTACAG GTACTCTGTGTTGGAGCGGCGCTGGACTCAGATGCTGACCAGTTCAGTGGAGGAAGGCTCCACCCCCAGCCCCCGCTACCACCACGCCTCTGCCCTCCTGGCCAGTCATGAGCCTCTCTCTGACGCCCAGGGAGCCACTCACAACCTCATGCTGGTGGTGGGCGGTGTCACGCAGAAGGGCGTCGCCATGGACACGTGGAGCCTCAACCTCAGCAGTCTGGTGTGGAGACAGCACAAG AGCTCAGTGCTGCCACCGGTGGCAGGTCATACTCTAACGGTGCGTCGGGACTCCTCTATGCTGCTCATCGGAGGTTACTCTCCAGAGAACGGCTTCAACCATCACCTGCTGGAGTTCAACATCCACTCTGGCAACTGGACCGTCTCCCCCCACACCGGCACACCTCCTACAG gtCTGTATGGCCACTCGGCTGTGTACCACAAGCAGACAGACGCCGTGTATGTGTTCGGAGGCTACCGCTTCCATGTGGAGACAGTGGAGCCCTCAGGAGagctctacagtctctattatgcCAACCTCACCTGGTCCCTACTGGTCCCCTCACAGGGGAATAAG cccctgtcCCGTTTTTTCCACGCTGCAGCCCTGATAAAAGACACCATGGTGATcgtgggagggaggacaggagtggaGGACTACAGCAACACAGTGTCTCTGTACCAGATCAACTGTAACACCTGGATACAGCCAG ACTCGGCGGTGGGCGAGCCGGTTAACCGTTCAGTGTCTCTGGCCATGGTGGGCTGGGGTGGGCGGCTGTTCCTCTCTGGGGGGTTCAACGGGGTCACCCTGGGGCGTCTTCTCACCCTGACCCTTCCCTCTGACCCCTGTGCCTTGCTGCCCACGCCCGAGGCCTGCAACACCACCACAGGCAGCTGTGTCTGGTGCAGGGGTACCTGCGCCGCCTCTGATACTGCTGAGAG actggGCTGTTCCATTGGTCAGTCTCCCTGCTCCCCCACCCCTCGTCTACCAGACCAGTGTCGCAGACTGAAGACCTGCAGCGAGTGTCTGGCACGCCACCCCAGGACCTTCTCTAGCCCCTCACAG TCCCAGTCTGCTCTGCAGTGTAAGTGGTGCACCAACTGTCCAGAGGGAGCATGCATCAGCAGTACAGTCAGCTGCACCTCAGAACACGACTGCAGGATCAACCAGAGAGAGATCTTCCTGTCCAGCAACTGTACTGAGACCAGCTGTGAGGCCTCCGACTGCCCCAAGTGCACCGCCTCAGGGAAGTGCATGTGGACACGCCAGTTCAAACGCACCG GCGAGACCAGGCGCATCCTGAGTGTGAACCCCACCTACGACTGGACGTGCTTCAGCTACGCCTTGCTCAACGTGTCCCCCATGCAGGTggagtcctcccctcctctgcccTGCCCGCCCCCCTGCCACCACCTCAGCACCTGCAACCTCTGCCTGGGCTCCCGGGGCTCAGACGGGGGCTGGCAGCACTGTGTGTGGAGCATGGCACTGCAGCAG tgtgtgAGTCCGTCCTTCGTGCCTCTGCGCTGTGAGGCGGGtcagtgtggtcgtctgctgtcTGATGGGGACTCTTGCTCCCCCCAGTGCGCTCAGCTCACCCAGTGCTCTCAATGCATCGCCTGGCCCCAGTGTGGCTGGTGTGCTGCCCAGGGGGGCAACGGGGCTGGACTCTGCCAGCAGGGAGGCCTCAACG gtgtgagTGAGGGAGTGTGTCCCCAGGGAAACCGCAGCTGGTCCTTCCTCCACTGCCCAGAGGAGGATGAGTGTGCCAACGGCCACCACCACTGTAACATCACCCAGGACTGCCATGACCTGACCCAGGGATACCACTGCACCTGCAAGCAGGGCTACGTTCTCAGCCG TGTGTCAGGCCAGTGTGAGCCAGTCTGTGCTCAGGGCTGTGTCAACGGGACCTGTGTGTCCCCGGGAGTGTGTCAGTGTCACTTTGGCTTTGTGGGGGACAACTGCTCGTCTCAGTGTCGCTGTAACAAACACAGCAACTGTAAAGGAGTGTCTGAGCCTGACAAGTGTCTGGAGTGTAAAAACAACACTATG gGTGATCACTGTGAGAAGTGTAAGCCCCTGTATGTGGGGTTGGCGGTGGGCGGGGGGACGTGCCGCCCCTGTCGGGAGTTCTGCAGGGGTAACAGCGCAGTGTGTCTGTCCCGGGACGAACACAAGAGGGCGTTAGACCACCCCCAAGACCACCCTCTGGACCCAGACAGA ATTGTTCAGTGGGTGTCGGAGGGTCCTACAGAGGACGCAGCGGTTTGTGTGAGCTGCCAGAACAACAGCGTGGGGGACAAGTGTGAGAGCTGCCTCAGCGGCTACTTCCTATTGCAGGGGAACTGTGACAA GTGTCAGTGTAATGGCCATGCGGACACGTGTAATGAACATGACGGCACAGGCTGCCCATGTCAGAACAACACAGAGACCTCTTCCTGCCTCAGCAGCCCGCAGAGCGACAGGAAGGACTGCTACAGAACACAG TGCGCCAAGTGCAAAGACTCCTTCAACGGCACACCTGTAAACGGGCGCCAGTGCTACCGGCAGTTCAATGTGGACAATGAGTGCTGCTTCGACCCCACCTCTCAGACAAATTGCTTCCACGACCCCACCATCCGCAATCTGCCCAAGGGACGCACCGTCTTCTTCGCTGCCCAGCCAAAGTTCACCAACGTTGACATCCGTGTCACCATCGACGTGACCTTCGGGGAGGTGGAGGTGTACGTGTCCAACTCCCACGACACCTTCATCGTAGAAGTGGACCGCCACACAGGCATCCACGCCATCAAGATCGAGGACGAGTCGGCGGCCCGAGGTGGGGCGGGCGGGGGGGATAAGGAGACTCCTCCATCACCTTTGAAGGTCTATGCCAACTCCTCATCCAGCCTGGCTGGGCCCATGCTCCCCAACACCCCCCTGCAGCTCCACGCCAAGCCCCAGGGGGCGGACAGGGAGGTACGGGAGGCCAAGACGGAGGGGCTCATCTCCTACATCACGGTGTGGAAGCCCCAGACGGTACTGATTGTTCGAGGTGTCCGTGACCGTGTGGTCATCACCTTCCCCCATGAGGTCCACTCCCTGAAGTCCAGCCGCTTCTACATCGCCCTGCGCGGTGTAGGCACCGAGGAGAGACGGGGCGAGTCCCAGGGCCTGCTCTTCCTCCGCCAAGACCAGGCTCACATCGACCTGTTcgtcttcttctctgttttcttctcctgcttcttcctcttcctctctgtctgcgtCCTCCTCTGGAAGATCAAGCAGTTCATGGACTTCCGCCGAGAGCAGAGGCGTCATATCCAGGAAATGACCAAGATGGCGTCCAGGCCCTTTGCCAAGCTCACTGTCTATTTGGAGCCAGAGGAGCCCCAGCTCATCTACCTGCCCTCCACAGGGGGCGGAGGGGTGGGGGGCAATGCCGTGTCCCTGGCCCATGCACGTACAGGCAAGCTGGGGGGCATTGTAGTTGGCCAGAGGGGGC